The following are encoded together in the Juglans microcarpa x Juglans regia isolate MS1-56 chromosome 2D, Jm3101_v1.0, whole genome shotgun sequence genome:
- the LOC121250353 gene encoding uncharacterized protein LOC121250353 isoform X3: MDPMPVILDISSDEEMGLSEPQGGDGDGDDFDWISKLFDGADDKEPGNDSDDVVVLGESINTNRKSKSSKSTMGDTDDDCVILEGDPDNPIAVVDDAVGGSDELNIVGEKGQIACRDYPHPRHHCAKYPFSSTPHERHCEQCHCYICESLAPCLHWVTGISNVDHCHATDKEEIWKIKRKSFKLGGSAPLPGIKSSDASLPAALAQLQAQLLDNIPLAPNPMPQNQVSRPNIIRACSKVASYAVPNIIGQGRSQQPASVLVKTRTHPRLVSPHLLGVRNSVIQRDRAMTVGNAGPGFVPSHTMFKKTGAVRGALPMHPSVYSSSDNVNRVHAALHTINATPTAVANDRNLVRWPNVHPSLNLESYGPQDFSQPNVGGFVTHIVSSQPQTDSQSIAQSNDGKNFCQHVYQSQNASQGIYQKENQPLNASQNIWQHGSQSLVATDAGFSDFSFSWPINSCQSNQHLINEDSQVHGGGSVCEPYPVEESNSQFMESTCRGRSTQRPEYFGSANLSQNNQEPPVDSSRLENTGSLCEPSTVKEANCQFSGNLNSNTVDFSFDDWFMENQPVPVVSGGSVPSELNLYSPETSSIDAEIGLLQQYPAISVY; encoded by the exons ATGGATCCTATGCCCGTGATATTGGACATAAGCTCGGACGAGGAGATGGGTTTGAGCGAGCCCCAGGGCGGCGACGGCGACGGCGACGACTTCGATTGGATATCGAAGCTCTTTGACGGCGCTGATGATAAAGAGCCTGGCAATGATTCCGATGATGTTGTGGTGCTGGGAGAGTCCATCAACACCAACCGAAAGTCAAAGTCTTCCAAATCGACCATGGGGGATACGGACGATGATTGTGTGATTTTGGAGGGTGACCCGGACAATCCGATAGCGGTGGTGGACGATGCGGTGGGAGGGTCCGATGAATTGAATATAGTTGGGGAGAAGGGGCAG ATTGCATGCAGAGACTACCCTCATCCACGTCATCATTGTGCCAAATATCCTTTTAGTTCTACACCCCATGAAAGGCACTGTGAACAG TGCCATTGTTACATCTGTGAATCTCTTGCGCCATGTCTACATTGGGTCACAGGCATCTCTAATGTTGATCATTGTCATGCAACCGATAAAGAGGAGATCTGgaagataaagagaaaaagcTTCAAGCTGGGGGGAAGTGCTCCATTACCAGGTATCAAGTCTTCTGATGCTTCGCTGCCTGCAGCGCTTGCCCAACTACAGGCTCAACTACTCGACAATATTCCATTGGCACCCAACCCCATGCCTCAAAATCAGGTCTCTCGGCCAAATATAATCCGTGCTTGCTCCAAAGTCGCCAGTTATGCTGTGCCAAATATCATAGGGCAAGGTAGAAGTCAACAACCAGCATCTGTTTTGGTGAAAACTCGAACTCACCCTCGCTTGGTATCACCACATTTGCTTGGTGTGCGTAATAGTGTCATCCAAAGGGACCGAGCTATGACCGTTGGCAATGCGGGCCCAGGATTTGTCCCTTCCCATACAATGTTTAAAAAGACAGGAGCTGTGAGGGGTGCCTTGCCAATGCATCCTTCTGTTTATAGTTCATCAGACAACGTTAATCGTGTCCATGCAGCACTCCATACCATAAATGCTACACCAACGGCAGTGGCAAATGACAGAAACCTTGTTAGGTGGCCAAATGTTCATCCTAGCTTAAACTTGGAGTCATATGGCCCTCAGGATTTCTCTCAGCCCAACGTGGGCGGCTTTGTAACTCACATTGTATCTTCCCAACCACAAACAGATAGTCAGTCCATTGCTCAATCAAATGATGGCAAAAATTTTTGTCAGCATGTGTATCAAAGCCAAAATGCTAGCCAAGGCATTTATCAAAAAGAGAATCAGCCTCTAAACGCCAGCCAAAATATCTGGCAGCATGGGAGTCAAAGTCTAGTTGCCACAGATGCGggtttttcagattttagtttTAGTTGGCCTATCAATTCTTGTCAAAGCAATCAACATCTTATAAATGAAGATTCTCAAGTCCATGGCGGAGGATCTGTGTGTGAGCCATATCCTGTTGAGGAGTCTAATTCCCAGTTTATGGAAAGCACTTGCCGCGGTCGAAGCACTCAACGACCTGAGTATTTTGGAAGTGCAAATCTCAGTCAAAACAATCAAGAACCTCCAGTTGACAGTTCTCGACTTGAAAATACAGGGTCTCTATGTGAGCCATCTACTGTAAAGGAGGCTAATTGCCAATTTTCTGGAAACCTTAATTCCAATACAGTGGACTTTTCATTTGATGACTGGTTCATGGAAAACCAGCCAGTTCCGGTGGTGTCAGGTGGTTCTGTGCCATCTGAACTGAATCTCTATTCTCCTGAGACTTCCTCTATCGACGCCG AAATCGGATTACTACAACAGTATCCAGCAATCTCTGTGTACTAA
- the LOC121250355 gene encoding tetratricopeptide repeat protein 4 homolog: protein MRGEREDLLRCFPIFATTCSTSATFLGEYWFGEDCRELSAVSSFFFANGTESPIILSLSLSYSYKAGMALWMETGSEPITESEKADLEAIAALKHSAALELKEKGNQYVKMGKKHYADAIDCYTRAIDQKVLSDSEHSVLFSNRAHVNLLLGNYRRALMDAEEAVKLLPTNVKALYRAAKASLSLNLLDKAKSFCENGIELDPSNEELKKLAKQIDIQRLEHEQREALVSRDIAGAKDLVSAMEDRGFKIGKAIFRELTGLRKPALDKNNIVHWPVLLLYAEVMSSDFIKDFCETDMFSVHLDMMFSESCPPLPWDKENNYTRESIELYYEAGSGVCLSKSKLLHYLLEGTAASHVESINGEEKDAIEDSNHEISAGNGSKWVRVNEKRTLHDVLKEPNFIIPGIPVFYVVSKSSRFYKEFKAGKWAPPS from the exons atgagaggagagagagaggacctcCTCCGCTGTTTCCCGATATTTGCAACGACATGTAGCACATCTGCTACTTTTCTTGGGGAATATTGGTTTGGAGAAGACTGTAGAGAACTCAGCGCCGTTTCTAGTTTCTTCTTTGCCAATGGAACCGAGAGTCCTataatcctctctctctctctctcgtactCGTACAAAGCAGGAATGGCCCTGTGGATGGAAACGGGTTCAGAGCCCATCACCGAATCCGAGAAAGCGGACCTTGAAGCTATCGCCGCCCTCAAACACTCTGCTGCCCTTGAACtcaag GAAAAGGGTAACCAGTATGTGAAGATGGGTAAAAAACACTACGCTGATGCTATTGATTGTTACACGAGGGCAATTGATCAGAAGGTCCTGAGCGACTCCGAACACTCGGTTCTCTTCTCGAATAGAGCCCATGTGAATTTGTTGCTAGGAAATTACAGACGTGCTCTCATGGATGCTGAGGAGGCAGTTAAGCTTCTCCCGACAAATGTCAAG GCACTTTATCGAGCTGCCAAAGCGTCTCTGTCATTGAACTTGTTGGATAAAGCAAAATCATTTTGTGAGAATGGAATTGAACTTGACCCAAGCAATGAAGAACTAAAGAAGCTTGCTAAGCAGATTGACATACAGAGGCTGGAACATGAACAGCGGGAGGCTCTAGTTTCCAGGGATATTGCTGGGGCTAAG GACCTTGTTTCTGCAATGGAAGATAGGGGCTTCAAGATTGGAAAGGCAATATTTCGAGAACTTACTGGATTAAGAAAGCCTgcattagataaaaataatattgtccACTGGCCAGTTCTTCTTCTGTATGCGGAGGTTATGTCCAGTGACTTTATCAAGGACTTCTGCGAGACTGACATGTTTTCTGTTCATCTTGACATG ATGTTTTCAGAAAGTTGCCCACCTTTGCCATGGGACAAAGAGAACAATTACACCCGTGAATCTATTGAGTTATACTACGAG GCTGGTTCTGGAGTTTGTCTATCAAAGTCAAAACTTCTCCATTATCTCCTGGAGGGAACTGCAGCTTCTCATGTAGAAAGCATTAATGGAGAAGAGAAGGATGCAATTGAGGATTCTAATCATGAGATCTCTGCAG GAAATGGCTCTAAATGGGTAAGAGTAAACGAGAAAAGAACACTTCATGATGTTCTGAAAGAGCCAAATTTCATCATTCCTGGGATCCCAG TATTCTATGTTGTTTCAAAAAGCTCCAGATTCTATAAAGAGTTCAAAGCTGGGAAGTGGGCTCCTCCATCATGA
- the LOC121250353 gene encoding uncharacterized protein LOC121250353 isoform X2, translated as MDPMPVILDISSDEEMGLSEPQGGDGDGDDFDWISKLFDGADDKEPGNDSDDVVVLGESINTNRKSKSSKSTMGDTDDDCVILEGDPDNPIAVVDDAVGGSDELNIVGEKGQIACRDYPHPRHHCAKYPFSSTPHERHCEQCHCYICESLAPCLHWVTGISNVDHCHATDKEEIWKIKRKSFKLGGSAPLPGIKSSDASLPAALAQLQAQLLDNIPLAPNPMPQNQVSRPNIIRACSKVASYAVPNIIGQGRSQQPASVLVKTRTHPRLVSPHLLGVRNSVIQRDRAMTVGNAGPGFVPSHTMFKKTGAVRGALPMHPSVYSSSDNVNRVHAALHTINATPTAVANDRNLVRWPNVHPSLNLESYGPQDFSQPNVGGFVTHIVSSQPQTDSQSIAQSNDGKNFCQHVYQSQNASQGIYQKENQPLNASQNIWQHGSQSLVATDAGFSDFSFSWPINSCQSNQHLINEDSQVHGGGSVCEPYPVEESNSQFMESTCRGRSTQRPEYFGSANLSQNNQEPPVDSSRLENTGSLCEPSTVKEANCQFSGNLNSNTVDFSFDDWFMENQPVPVVSGGSVPSELNLYSPETSSIDAGRNRITTTVSSNLCVLNGQNIWSIKCGWQFSAFMCKGMPFTRNEIECLQMLGSTSGKFPFSPA; from the exons ATGGATCCTATGCCCGTGATATTGGACATAAGCTCGGACGAGGAGATGGGTTTGAGCGAGCCCCAGGGCGGCGACGGCGACGGCGACGACTTCGATTGGATATCGAAGCTCTTTGACGGCGCTGATGATAAAGAGCCTGGCAATGATTCCGATGATGTTGTGGTGCTGGGAGAGTCCATCAACACCAACCGAAAGTCAAAGTCTTCCAAATCGACCATGGGGGATACGGACGATGATTGTGTGATTTTGGAGGGTGACCCGGACAATCCGATAGCGGTGGTGGACGATGCGGTGGGAGGGTCCGATGAATTGAATATAGTTGGGGAGAAGGGGCAG ATTGCATGCAGAGACTACCCTCATCCACGTCATCATTGTGCCAAATATCCTTTTAGTTCTACACCCCATGAAAGGCACTGTGAACAG TGCCATTGTTACATCTGTGAATCTCTTGCGCCATGTCTACATTGGGTCACAGGCATCTCTAATGTTGATCATTGTCATGCAACCGATAAAGAGGAGATCTGgaagataaagagaaaaagcTTCAAGCTGGGGGGAAGTGCTCCATTACCAGGTATCAAGTCTTCTGATGCTTCGCTGCCTGCAGCGCTTGCCCAACTACAGGCTCAACTACTCGACAATATTCCATTGGCACCCAACCCCATGCCTCAAAATCAGGTCTCTCGGCCAAATATAATCCGTGCTTGCTCCAAAGTCGCCAGTTATGCTGTGCCAAATATCATAGGGCAAGGTAGAAGTCAACAACCAGCATCTGTTTTGGTGAAAACTCGAACTCACCCTCGCTTGGTATCACCACATTTGCTTGGTGTGCGTAATAGTGTCATCCAAAGGGACCGAGCTATGACCGTTGGCAATGCGGGCCCAGGATTTGTCCCTTCCCATACAATGTTTAAAAAGACAGGAGCTGTGAGGGGTGCCTTGCCAATGCATCCTTCTGTTTATAGTTCATCAGACAACGTTAATCGTGTCCATGCAGCACTCCATACCATAAATGCTACACCAACGGCAGTGGCAAATGACAGAAACCTTGTTAGGTGGCCAAATGTTCATCCTAGCTTAAACTTGGAGTCATATGGCCCTCAGGATTTCTCTCAGCCCAACGTGGGCGGCTTTGTAACTCACATTGTATCTTCCCAACCACAAACAGATAGTCAGTCCATTGCTCAATCAAATGATGGCAAAAATTTTTGTCAGCATGTGTATCAAAGCCAAAATGCTAGCCAAGGCATTTATCAAAAAGAGAATCAGCCTCTAAACGCCAGCCAAAATATCTGGCAGCATGGGAGTCAAAGTCTAGTTGCCACAGATGCGggtttttcagattttagtttTAGTTGGCCTATCAATTCTTGTCAAAGCAATCAACATCTTATAAATGAAGATTCTCAAGTCCATGGCGGAGGATCTGTGTGTGAGCCATATCCTGTTGAGGAGTCTAATTCCCAGTTTATGGAAAGCACTTGCCGCGGTCGAAGCACTCAACGACCTGAGTATTTTGGAAGTGCAAATCTCAGTCAAAACAATCAAGAACCTCCAGTTGACAGTTCTCGACTTGAAAATACAGGGTCTCTATGTGAGCCATCTACTGTAAAGGAGGCTAATTGCCAATTTTCTGGAAACCTTAATTCCAATACAGTGGACTTTTCATTTGATGACTGGTTCATGGAAAACCAGCCAGTTCCGGTGGTGTCAGGTGGTTCTGTGCCATCTGAACTGAATCTCTATTCTCCTGAGACTTCCTCTATCGACGCCG GTAGAAATCGGATTACTACAACAGTATCCAGCAATCTCTGTGTACTAAATGGCCAGAACATCTGGAGCATCAAATGTGGGTGGCAATTTTCTGCTTTTATGTGTAAAGGCATGCCGTTCACCAGAAACGAGATTGAATGCTTGCAAAT GCTAGGGAGCACGTCTGGGAAATTTCCTTTCAGCCCAGCTTGA
- the LOC121250353 gene encoding uncharacterized protein LOC121250353 isoform X4, with amino-acid sequence MDPMPVILDISSDEEMGLSEPQGGDGDGDDFDWISKLFDGADDKEPGNDSDDVVVLGESINTNRKSKSSKSTMGDTDDDCVILEGDPDNPIAVVDDAVGGSDELNIVGEKGQIACRDYPHPRHHCAKYPFSSTPHERHCEQCHCYICESLAPCLHWVTGISNVDHCHATDKEEIWKIKRKSFKLGGSAPLPGIKSSDASLPAALAQLQAQLLDNIPLAPNPMPQNQVSRPNIIRACSKVASYAVPNIIGQGRSQQPASVLVKTRTHPRLVSPHLLGVRNSVIQRDRAMTVGNAGPGFVPSHTMFKKTGAVRGALPMHPSVYSSSDNVNRVHAALHTINATPTAVANDRNLVRWPNVHPSLNLESYGPQDFSQPNVGGFVTHIVSSQPQTDSQSIAQSNDGKNFCQHVYQSQNASQGIYQKENQPLNASQNIWQHGSQSLVATDAGFSDFSFSWPINSCQSNQHLINEDSQVHGGGSVCEPYPVEESNSQFMESTCRGRSTQRPEYFGSANLSQNNQEPPVDSSRLENTGSLCEPSTVKEANCQFSGNLNSNTVDFSFDDWFMENQPVPVVSGGSVPSELNLYSPETSSIDADDSE; translated from the exons ATGGATCCTATGCCCGTGATATTGGACATAAGCTCGGACGAGGAGATGGGTTTGAGCGAGCCCCAGGGCGGCGACGGCGACGGCGACGACTTCGATTGGATATCGAAGCTCTTTGACGGCGCTGATGATAAAGAGCCTGGCAATGATTCCGATGATGTTGTGGTGCTGGGAGAGTCCATCAACACCAACCGAAAGTCAAAGTCTTCCAAATCGACCATGGGGGATACGGACGATGATTGTGTGATTTTGGAGGGTGACCCGGACAATCCGATAGCGGTGGTGGACGATGCGGTGGGAGGGTCCGATGAATTGAATATAGTTGGGGAGAAGGGGCAG ATTGCATGCAGAGACTACCCTCATCCACGTCATCATTGTGCCAAATATCCTTTTAGTTCTACACCCCATGAAAGGCACTGTGAACAG TGCCATTGTTACATCTGTGAATCTCTTGCGCCATGTCTACATTGGGTCACAGGCATCTCTAATGTTGATCATTGTCATGCAACCGATAAAGAGGAGATCTGgaagataaagagaaaaagcTTCAAGCTGGGGGGAAGTGCTCCATTACCAGGTATCAAGTCTTCTGATGCTTCGCTGCCTGCAGCGCTTGCCCAACTACAGGCTCAACTACTCGACAATATTCCATTGGCACCCAACCCCATGCCTCAAAATCAGGTCTCTCGGCCAAATATAATCCGTGCTTGCTCCAAAGTCGCCAGTTATGCTGTGCCAAATATCATAGGGCAAGGTAGAAGTCAACAACCAGCATCTGTTTTGGTGAAAACTCGAACTCACCCTCGCTTGGTATCACCACATTTGCTTGGTGTGCGTAATAGTGTCATCCAAAGGGACCGAGCTATGACCGTTGGCAATGCGGGCCCAGGATTTGTCCCTTCCCATACAATGTTTAAAAAGACAGGAGCTGTGAGGGGTGCCTTGCCAATGCATCCTTCTGTTTATAGTTCATCAGACAACGTTAATCGTGTCCATGCAGCACTCCATACCATAAATGCTACACCAACGGCAGTGGCAAATGACAGAAACCTTGTTAGGTGGCCAAATGTTCATCCTAGCTTAAACTTGGAGTCATATGGCCCTCAGGATTTCTCTCAGCCCAACGTGGGCGGCTTTGTAACTCACATTGTATCTTCCCAACCACAAACAGATAGTCAGTCCATTGCTCAATCAAATGATGGCAAAAATTTTTGTCAGCATGTGTATCAAAGCCAAAATGCTAGCCAAGGCATTTATCAAAAAGAGAATCAGCCTCTAAACGCCAGCCAAAATATCTGGCAGCATGGGAGTCAAAGTCTAGTTGCCACAGATGCGggtttttcagattttagtttTAGTTGGCCTATCAATTCTTGTCAAAGCAATCAACATCTTATAAATGAAGATTCTCAAGTCCATGGCGGAGGATCTGTGTGTGAGCCATATCCTGTTGAGGAGTCTAATTCCCAGTTTATGGAAAGCACTTGCCGCGGTCGAAGCACTCAACGACCTGAGTATTTTGGAAGTGCAAATCTCAGTCAAAACAATCAAGAACCTCCAGTTGACAGTTCTCGACTTGAAAATACAGGGTCTCTATGTGAGCCATCTACTGTAAAGGAGGCTAATTGCCAATTTTCTGGAAACCTTAATTCCAATACAGTGGACTTTTCATTTGATGACTGGTTCATGGAAAACCAGCCAGTTCCGGTGGTGTCAGGTGGTTCTGTGCCATCTGAACTGAATCTCTATTCTCCTGAGACTTCCTCTATCGACGCCG ATGACAGTGAATGA
- the LOC121250353 gene encoding uncharacterized protein LOC121250353 isoform X1, whose amino-acid sequence MDPMPVILDISSDEEMGLSEPQGGDGDGDDFDWISKLFDGADDKEPGNDSDDVVVLGESINTNRKSKSSKSTMGDTDDDCVILEGDPDNPIAVVDDAVGGSDELNIVGEKGQIACRDYPHPRHHCAKYPFSSTPHERHCEQCHCYICESLAPCLHWVTGISNVDHCHATDKEEIWKIKRKSFKLGGSAPLPGIKSSDASLPAALAQLQAQLLDNIPLAPNPMPQNQVSRPNIIRACSKVASYAVPNIIGQGRSQQPASVLVKTRTHPRLVSPHLLGVRNSVIQRDRAMTVGNAGPGFVPSHTMFKKTGAVRGALPMHPSVYSSSDNVNRVHAALHTINATPTAVANDRNLVRWPNVHPSLNLESYGPQDFSQPNVGGFVTHIVSSQPQTDSQSIAQSNDGKNFCQHVYQSQNASQGIYQKENQPLNASQNIWQHGSQSLVATDAGFSDFSFSWPINSCQSNQHLINEDSQVHGGGSVCEPYPVEESNSQFMESTCRGRSTQRPEYFGSANLSQNNQEPPVDSSRLENTGSLCEPSTVKEANCQFSGNLNSNTVDFSFDDWFMENQPVPVVSGGSVPSELNLYSPETSSIDAGRNRITTTVSSNLCVLNGQNIWSIKCGWQFSAFMCKGMPFTRNEIECLQMCVTAWCISSSSSSSLFFCFFVFG is encoded by the exons ATGGATCCTATGCCCGTGATATTGGACATAAGCTCGGACGAGGAGATGGGTTTGAGCGAGCCCCAGGGCGGCGACGGCGACGGCGACGACTTCGATTGGATATCGAAGCTCTTTGACGGCGCTGATGATAAAGAGCCTGGCAATGATTCCGATGATGTTGTGGTGCTGGGAGAGTCCATCAACACCAACCGAAAGTCAAAGTCTTCCAAATCGACCATGGGGGATACGGACGATGATTGTGTGATTTTGGAGGGTGACCCGGACAATCCGATAGCGGTGGTGGACGATGCGGTGGGAGGGTCCGATGAATTGAATATAGTTGGGGAGAAGGGGCAG ATTGCATGCAGAGACTACCCTCATCCACGTCATCATTGTGCCAAATATCCTTTTAGTTCTACACCCCATGAAAGGCACTGTGAACAG TGCCATTGTTACATCTGTGAATCTCTTGCGCCATGTCTACATTGGGTCACAGGCATCTCTAATGTTGATCATTGTCATGCAACCGATAAAGAGGAGATCTGgaagataaagagaaaaagcTTCAAGCTGGGGGGAAGTGCTCCATTACCAGGTATCAAGTCTTCTGATGCTTCGCTGCCTGCAGCGCTTGCCCAACTACAGGCTCAACTACTCGACAATATTCCATTGGCACCCAACCCCATGCCTCAAAATCAGGTCTCTCGGCCAAATATAATCCGTGCTTGCTCCAAAGTCGCCAGTTATGCTGTGCCAAATATCATAGGGCAAGGTAGAAGTCAACAACCAGCATCTGTTTTGGTGAAAACTCGAACTCACCCTCGCTTGGTATCACCACATTTGCTTGGTGTGCGTAATAGTGTCATCCAAAGGGACCGAGCTATGACCGTTGGCAATGCGGGCCCAGGATTTGTCCCTTCCCATACAATGTTTAAAAAGACAGGAGCTGTGAGGGGTGCCTTGCCAATGCATCCTTCTGTTTATAGTTCATCAGACAACGTTAATCGTGTCCATGCAGCACTCCATACCATAAATGCTACACCAACGGCAGTGGCAAATGACAGAAACCTTGTTAGGTGGCCAAATGTTCATCCTAGCTTAAACTTGGAGTCATATGGCCCTCAGGATTTCTCTCAGCCCAACGTGGGCGGCTTTGTAACTCACATTGTATCTTCCCAACCACAAACAGATAGTCAGTCCATTGCTCAATCAAATGATGGCAAAAATTTTTGTCAGCATGTGTATCAAAGCCAAAATGCTAGCCAAGGCATTTATCAAAAAGAGAATCAGCCTCTAAACGCCAGCCAAAATATCTGGCAGCATGGGAGTCAAAGTCTAGTTGCCACAGATGCGggtttttcagattttagtttTAGTTGGCCTATCAATTCTTGTCAAAGCAATCAACATCTTATAAATGAAGATTCTCAAGTCCATGGCGGAGGATCTGTGTGTGAGCCATATCCTGTTGAGGAGTCTAATTCCCAGTTTATGGAAAGCACTTGCCGCGGTCGAAGCACTCAACGACCTGAGTATTTTGGAAGTGCAAATCTCAGTCAAAACAATCAAGAACCTCCAGTTGACAGTTCTCGACTTGAAAATACAGGGTCTCTATGTGAGCCATCTACTGTAAAGGAGGCTAATTGCCAATTTTCTGGAAACCTTAATTCCAATACAGTGGACTTTTCATTTGATGACTGGTTCATGGAAAACCAGCCAGTTCCGGTGGTGTCAGGTGGTTCTGTGCCATCTGAACTGAATCTCTATTCTCCTGAGACTTCCTCTATCGACGCCG GTAGAAATCGGATTACTACAACAGTATCCAGCAATCTCTGTGTACTAAATGGCCAGAACATCTGGAGCATCAAATGTGGGTGGCAATTTTCTGCTTTTATGTGTAAAGGCATGCCGTTCACCAGAAACGAGATTGAATGCTTGCAAATGTGTGTAACTGCGTGGTgcatatcttcttcttcttcttcttctttgtttttttgtttttttgtttttgggtag